TGCTCTATCAACAATGTTCTCACTCAGTTTACTTTAATGAAGTAACAGTAAAAAGATAATAGTTACGTTTATAGTTGTACTTCTGCATTGTTAATAGCCTAAGTTTATTAAATATGATGCAAACAATAAACTATTATTGTTTCCATCATTGAGCACATAAATCCTTAACGTTAGCCGTATATCACGATGTAAATCTACTTTGGCTATACAACAATAAGTTGATTTTTAAGACTCTGTAAATAACTCTATAGTCACAGTCAGTAGCTTATATAACAGCTTACCCTGATTAGAGCGGGTAAACATCAATTGATTAGTACCTAGTTATGAGACTACAAGTGCACTGATCAAACCGATTAAACCACCGAATACTCCACCCCAAACCACTAACCAGCCAAGGTGTTTTTTGATCATAGCTTGAATGATCTCTTTCACTAATTGGGGCGTTAGTTCATTTAAACGTTGCTCAATAATTCTTTCTATTTTTGCCAAAATATCTTGCATCATGGCAGGGTGTTCAATTTCATTTTTTAGCAATTCAATAAATTTATCATCATTCGTTAAATCGATAATAGAGGTTTTCATGTGCTTTATAAAAGGTTCTCTTAATGGCTTTAATGATTCTTCGCCACCAAACATTTCTAACATTCCACCAAATGATGACTTCATAATCACTTTAATCAAACCATCATAAGTTGGGTTTAAATCTACCTTTTCAATCACAGGTTGTAAGTTTAATTGAGCTGGGGAGAAGCTACCTGCTGATAAAAATCGTTCTACATTTTGTGCTGTAAAAAACTGATTCATCATTAAATTTCTGATACCTGATTTAAACTCTTCAAAATGAGCAGGTACAACACCAGAGCCATATAAGAACGGTATTTTTTCAAATAGCATGAAGATAGCAAGCCAATTCGTTAAAGCACCTGATAACGCAAATAATCCTACCATGGTTAATATTGCGGCAAGTTCAGTTTCTCCCAAAAAAAGCCCAGCCCCTAATATTAATGTAGCAATTAGGTTGGTAACTAAACTCTTATTCATATTTATTCCCTTTTTTATGGTCTTTTATTAAACATTAATAATGCATTTTCTATTTTTTATCGAAAAAAAATCCAGTTATAAAATAACTGGATTCTGATGAGTCACAAATTATTACAGATAAAAGCCGTAATTATTTTGAAACGTCTTCACGTAACTTTAAGCTACGTAATGCTTTATCTAATACGCCATTAACAAATTTGTAAGACTCATCTGTTGCAAAGTCTTTTGCTAATTCAATTGCTTCGTTTAATACTACTTTATGTGGTACATCAGTACGGTATGTTAATTCAAACATAGCTAAACGCAGCACTGCGATATCAACCATATCAACATCTTCAATTTTACGAGAAAGATAAGGTGATAATTTTGT
Above is a genomic segment from Psychromonas sp. L1A2 containing:
- a CDS encoding DUF445 family protein; translated protein: MNKSLVTNLIATLILGAGLFLGETELAAILTMVGLFALSGALTNWLAIFMLFEKIPFLYGSGVVPAHFEEFKSGIRNLMMNQFFTAQNVERFLSAGSFSPAQLNLQPVIEKVDLNPTYDGLIKVIMKSSFGGMLEMFGGEESLKPLREPFIKHMKTSIIDLTNDDKFIELLKNEIEHPAMMQDILAKIERIIEQRLNELTPQLVKEIIQAMIKKHLGWLVVWGGVFGGLIGLISALVVS
- the nusB gene encoding transcription antitermination factor NusB, coding for MKPAERRRARQFAVQAVYQWQITQTGVTQIIEQFSVDQDMSKTDVPYFKELLIGVVQNVESLDTKLSPYLSRKIEDVDMVDIAVLRLAMFELTYRTDVPHKVVLNEAIELAKDFATDESYKFVNGVLDKALRSLKLREDVSK